The Nicotiana tabacum cultivar K326 chromosome 5, ASM71507v2, whole genome shotgun sequence sequence CATACATTGAAAAGGAAGAATTAATCAGGGGCAAAGCTATACTCTGGTAAGGATGGTCAATTAACCTCCCTTTGTCAAAAAATTATACTAcgtatataagtaaaatattaagttttataggtatataatatatattgaacATCGTTTATcatgtatttttttaatttttcaaatttaACCACCATTAAAGAAATTCCTAATTTTAATAAATTCATGTAACCTGTTTCTCCCCGTCCTTTTGCAatcatgttatgttattggaATCCATGATTATTATAATTGGTTATAACTCACTTGGACACATAAGCAAGCTTATCCTATGTCATCACTCCTCTTTACAGAGGACAAtagaactttaaaaaaaaaatctcaacttTATGGCATGCAATAAATGGAGTAGTCCACAATATTATAAACCATTTTTGAAAACTCTTACATAAATAATGTAGTACAAGTGTATTCATCCGGAAGGTCGACTTGCGAAAGGAACAACCTCAGCCAAAGGAGTGGACAAAGGAGTTGGCAATGGAGAATTTCTACAAACTGGACAGCTTGAATTCAATAACAGCCATGGGTCGACACATTTCAAGTGAAACAAATGTCCACAATCTGGCAACAATCGAAGCATGTCCTTACTATTGTAATCCGCCAAACATATTGAACAACAATTAGCTGTTGAGTCCTTGTAATTGACCTTAGCTTCAGAGTACAACAACTTTGGATAACTCAAAAGTGTTTTTTCATCAATTCCCATTTCCACCACACAACTATGTTCGTTTCGATTAGCCGTTCGTAGTGGTGTTCTTTGATTTCTTGTACAAAAGTATGAAGTGAAAGTTATAGTTGCAATCAATAGAACAATGCCAGCTGAAACACCAACTGTATAACCGAACCCTCCAATTTTTTCCGATCCGAGGAACCCGCCATCGCCGGAAGTTGGATCGGAGATGGTGGTGTTATTCATGGTCTTATGAAAAGAGATGGTTTAATTTTAAGAGAATTATTTGGAGTGGATATGGTTTGGTTAGCCATTTG is a genomic window containing:
- the LOC107827905 gene encoding RING-H2 finger protein ATL70-like — encoded protein: MNNTTISDPTSGDGGFLGSEKIGGFGYTVGVSAGIVLLIATITFTSYFCTRNQRTPLRTANRNEHSCVVEMGIDEKTLLSYPKLLYSEAKVNYKDSTANCCSICLADYNSKDMLRLLPDCGHLFHLKCVDPWLLLNSSCPVCRNSPLPTPLSTPLAEVVPFASRPSG